A genomic segment from Halomicroarcula saliterrae encodes:
- a CDS encoding colicin immunity domain-containing protein produces the protein MTNDEYVRTYLNLIERFTNGELTAREFSNRYIDIYLDDDKAPNEEVFRILDYLFAEADAYCEPELRDEVRGSIDEEQLTEAAVKTAEKLRDTR, from the coding sequence ATGACAAATGATGAGTATGTGCGGACGTATCTGAATTTGATAGAGAGATTTACCAATGGAGAGTTAACAGCACGTGAATTCTCCAATAGATACATTGATATCTACCTGGATGACGACAAAGCACCAAATGAGGAAGTGTTTCGAATCCTTGACTACCTATTTGCGGAGGCGGATGCGTATTGCGAACCCGAACTCAGAGACGAAGTCCGCGGGAGTATCGACGAAGAACAATTGACTGAGGCAGCCGTGAAAACTGCTGAAAAGTTACGAGATACGCGATAA
- a CDS encoding metallophosphoesterase family protein: protein MDVALISDTHIPSRASRIPDGFRERIEAADHVVHAGDFDSEGALSNVRAMASRLTAVGGNMDPRIGLPDRATVELGGVTFVVTHGTGSKRGYEDRVANIVREEAGEDAVGVAGHTHEVMDTTHGGVRLLNPGSATGAAPAERATMMTATVGNGEIDVETVRL, encoded by the coding sequence ATTCCCGACGGCTTCCGCGAGCGCATCGAAGCCGCCGACCACGTCGTCCACGCAGGCGATTTCGACAGCGAGGGGGCGCTGTCGAACGTCCGCGCGATGGCGTCGCGGCTCACCGCCGTCGGCGGGAACATGGACCCCCGTATCGGCCTGCCCGACCGCGCGACGGTCGAGCTCGGCGGGGTCACGTTCGTCGTGACCCACGGCACCGGCTCGAAGCGCGGCTACGAGGACCGCGTCGCGAATATCGTCCGCGAGGAGGCCGGCGAGGACGCCGTCGGTGTTGCCGGGCACACACACGAAGTCATGGACACGACTCACGGCGGCGTCAGGCTGCTGAACCCCGGGAGCGCGACCGGAGCCGCCCCGGCCGAGCGAGCGACGATGATGACCGCGACGGTGGGCAACGGGGAAATCGACGTCGAAACGGTTCGGTTGTAG